In Sphingobacterium sp. R2, the genomic stretch ATCGAGACCTGGAAAGACCTGCCAGCCAAATTTCGAGTTGTAATTGATATAGGCTCCGGCATTGATCATCAGTTTTTCTATCGCTTCAGTCTTGAATTCTAGATAGCCACCGTAATTCTCGCGCTCATGACGGCCAATACTGGTGCTATTGATGTGTTCAAATCTACCTTCAAGCCCTATGCCGAAGGTTCCATAATGCTGCTCCAACGCGGCATTAATTTCTGCGCCAAAAACATTGCTATAGTGTTTGGCTCTTCCTTTTGTCGTTTCCCTTCCTAAATACCAATATTCATCTTCATTATAACGATTGCTGAGACGTGGACTAAGAGAAAACGTCGAAGTTATTTGATGCTTTGACTGCAAGGAAGCGAAAGCGGTCTTAACCTGCTCATAAGCTTCCCTATCACTAGGAGCAGCATAGTAACCATTAGCACCAAATTGATTGTTGATATAGCCAATGTTCGCGTTTACCATATTGCCTGTACTAGGTTTATAGGTCCCGTCGTAATATAATTTATTACTGTTAGATGCAGTGTTGTAACGTTGTCCATTCGAATCTTCGTGGCCAAAATATAATCCGTGGCTGGTTTTTTTAGTTAGAAACTGTGATCCAAGCTGAACGCCTTTACCATAATACATTCCTGTAGTTGTCTGTTCATTATCTTTGAATGAGGATCCGCTGTATATTTGGGAACTAATCTGATTTGATTCAATTCTCTTTGTTACGATATTAATGGCTCCTGTGAGTGCGTTAATGCCGAAAATTCTTGATGCTGGTCCTCGTATGATTTCGATACGTTCAATCGCGTCGAGCGGAACCGGTATATTCATGTTGTGGTGAGCGCTTTGTGGGTCTGTAATTTTAACGCCATTGAGTAGAATTGCTGTTTGTTCAAACGAACCGCCATCCACACTAATGTCTGCCTGTGAACCAAATGGTCCGCGTTGCCGAATATCA encodes the following:
- a CDS encoding TonB-dependent receptor plug domain-containing protein; amino-acid sequence: MLNKKFTLTNLAITLSIVSATAQIQDTTALGEVIINQNRLQIPFSKQSKNIQILTQEDIQRLPNRSINELLSSIPGVDIRQRGPFGSQADISVDGGSFEQTAILLNGVKITDPQSAHHNMNIPVPLDAIERIEIIRGPASRIFGINALTGAINIVTKRIESNQISSQIYSGSSFKDNEQTTTGMYYGKGVQLGSQFLTKKTSHGLYFGHEDSNGQRYNTASNSNKLYYDGTYKPSTGNMVNANIGYINNQFGANGYYAAPSDREAYEQVKTAFASLQSKHQITSTFSLSPRLSNRYNEDEYWYLGRETTKGRAKHYSNVFGAEINAALEQHYGTFGIGLEGRFEHINSTSIGRHERENYGGYLEFKTEAIEKLMINAGAYINYNSKFGWQVFPGLDLGYDITEHWKIIVNAGSSQRIPSFTDLYNNQTANIGNPNLTSENAYQIEGGIKYLSNRIVAQAGYFHRKIDNFIDWQKDDANAGTGTIIPWKPTNIGKNKIDGLNASFRYNLNDPSATTRYFTTLSYNYLHPKVTLADGILSKYAIESLRHQVIVNFTINHKNWMLTSSNRFNERIIYKSYFIADIRAAYQFHELNIFADVQNILDKRYIEAAAVPMPGRWFSIGVKYKLDY